A part of Indicator indicator isolate 239-I01 chromosome 15, UM_Iind_1.1, whole genome shotgun sequence genomic DNA contains:
- the SELENOK gene encoding selenoprotein K isoform X1, whose translation MVYISNGQVLDSQSRAPWRLSSITDFLWSIADFVVLFFQSIIQPDLRRRGYTSSSYSGYNDGRGPPAQPRRRMGRINHWGGGPSPPPMAGGGUGR comes from the exons ATGGTGTACATCTCTAACG GACAAGTGTTGGATAGCCAGAGTCGGGCTCCTTGGCGCTTGTCATCTATAACAGATTTTTTGTGGTCGATAGCAGATTTTGTGGTTCTGTT tttccaGAGTATTATTCAACCAGATTTGAGAAGAAGAGGCTACACATCTTCCTCCTATTCAGGATACAATGATGGAAGAGG gcCTCCAGCACAACCTCGACGTAGGATGGGTCGAATAAATCACTGGGGTGGAGGCCCCAGTCCACCACCAATGGCTGGAGGTGGATGAGGAAGGTAA
- the SELENOK gene encoding selenoprotein K isoform X2, with the protein MVYISNGQVLDSQSRAPWRLSSITDFLWSIADFVVLFFQSIIQPDLRRRGYTSSSYSGYNDGRGPPAQPRRRMGRINHWGGGPSPPPMAGGG; encoded by the exons ATGGTGTACATCTCTAACG GACAAGTGTTGGATAGCCAGAGTCGGGCTCCTTGGCGCTTGTCATCTATAACAGATTTTTTGTGGTCGATAGCAGATTTTGTGGTTCTGTT tttccaGAGTATTATTCAACCAGATTTGAGAAGAAGAGGCTACACATCTTCCTCCTATTCAGGATACAATGATGGAAGAGG gcCTCCAGCACAACCTCGACGTAGGATGGGTCGAATAAATCACTGGGGTGGAGGCCCCAGTCCACCACCAATGGCTGGAGGTGGATGA